A genomic region of Metopolophium dirhodum isolate CAU chromosome 1, ASM1992520v1, whole genome shotgun sequence contains the following coding sequences:
- the LOC132941279 gene encoding tigger transposable element-derived protein 6-like produces MGPVKYKCLSITDKKKVIAAVEAGEKKQMLLYVLVPQIFKLVRGWLEKFKKRHDLTFKKVCGESASVDPCNSQDLKNELIDLLVDYDARDIFNSDETGLFYKCLPDRTLTFKNEKCHGSKNSKERITVVLAANMDGSQKLKPLMIGKFAN; encoded by the exons ATGGGTCCCGTAAAGTACAAGTGTTTGTCAATAAccgacaaaaaaaaagtaatcgcAGCAGTTGAAGCAGGTGAAAAAAAACAGATGTTGCTCTACGTTTTG GTACCACAAATTTTCAAGCTAGTGAGGGGTTGgttggaaaaatttaaaaaacgtcatgatttaactttcaaaaaagtatGTGGAGAGAGTGCAAGTGTTGACCCGTGCAATTCACAAGATTTGAAAAATGAGTTAATCGATCTATTGGTTGATTATGATGCTAGGGATATTTTTAATTCCGATGAGACCGGActtttttacaaatgtttacCTGATCGCACTTTGacatttaaaaacgaaaaatgtcatggtagtaaaaatagtaaagaACGGATAACAGTGGTGTTGGCCGCAAACATGGATGGATCCCAGAAACTTAAGCCCTTAATGATCGGAAAATTCGCAAACTAA